One Antarctobacter heliothermus DNA segment encodes these proteins:
- the hppD gene encoding 4-hydroxyphenylpyruvate dioxygenase, translating into MGPFPHDAPQATITEENPAGTDGFEFVEFASPEPQELRDLFARMGYAHVANHKSKQIELWQQGDITYVLNAEPDSFASRFVAEHGPCAPSMAWRVVDAQHAYDHAIAKGAEPYEGTDKTVDWPAIKGIGGSLIYFTDQYYDTSPYNAEFDWIEQSKPRGVGFYYLDHLTHNVFKGNMDKWFQFYGNLFNFREIRFFDIEGKFTGLLSRALTSPCGRIRIPINEDRGEKGQIVAYLKKYNGEGIQHIAVGARDIYAATDQIAEKGVKFMPGPPDTYYDMSYDRVQGHDEPLDRMKKHGILIDGEGVVDGGETRILLQIFSKTVIGPIFFEFIQRKGDDGFGEGNFKALFESIEQEQINSGELDGAA; encoded by the coding sequence ATGGGACCCTTCCCGCACGACGCCCCGCAGGCCACGATCACCGAAGAGAACCCCGCCGGCACTGACGGGTTCGAATTTGTCGAATTCGCCAGCCCGGAGCCGCAGGAACTCCGCGATCTCTTTGCCCGCATGGGGTATGCCCATGTCGCCAACCACAAAAGCAAACAGATCGAACTTTGGCAGCAGGGCGACATCACCTATGTCCTGAACGCCGAACCGGACAGTTTCGCGTCACGGTTCGTCGCCGAACACGGCCCCTGCGCACCGTCGATGGCATGGCGCGTCGTCGATGCGCAGCACGCCTATGACCATGCCATCGCCAAGGGCGCGGAACCCTATGAGGGGACTGACAAGACCGTCGACTGGCCCGCGATCAAGGGCATTGGCGGCAGCTTGATCTACTTCACCGACCAGTACTATGACACCTCGCCCTACAACGCCGAATTTGACTGGATCGAACAGTCCAAACCGCGCGGCGTCGGCTTTTACTACCTCGATCACCTGACCCACAACGTCTTCAAGGGCAACATGGACAAGTGGTTCCAGTTCTACGGCAACTTGTTCAACTTCCGCGAAATCCGCTTTTTCGACATTGAGGGCAAATTCACCGGGCTTTTGTCGCGTGCGCTGACCTCTCCCTGTGGCCGTATCCGCATCCCGATCAACGAGGACCGCGGTGAAAAGGGCCAGATCGTCGCCTATCTGAAAAAGTACAACGGAGAGGGCATTCAGCACATCGCTGTGGGCGCGCGCGACATCTATGCCGCCACCGACCAGATCGCCGAGAAGGGCGTCAAGTTCATGCCCGGCCCCCCGGACACCTACTATGACATGTCCTATGACCGGGTGCAGGGCCATGATGAGCCGCTGGACCGGATGAAGAAACACGGCATTCTGATCGACGGCGAAGGCGTGGTCGACGGCGGCGAAACCCGCATCCTGCTACAGATCTTTTCCAAGACCGTGATCGGACCGATCTTTTTCGAGTTTATTCAGCGCAAGGGCGATGACGGGTTCGGTGAGGGCAACTTCAAGGCGCTGTTCGAGTCCATCGAACAAGAGCAGATCAACAGCGGTGAGCTGGACGGCGCGGCCTGA
- a CDS encoding ATP-dependent helicase — protein sequence MSSFDEFDAFEASSLSARAMAARPAPYLNELNPAQREAVEVLDGPVLMLAGAGTGKTKALTARVVHLLNTGRARPNEILSVTFTNKAAREMKLRVGRMLGQTVEGMPWLGTFHSICVKQLRRHAELITAEANTDQVVEGPDSQPGLHLKSNFTILDTDDQLRLLKQLVRAAEIDDKRWPARQLANIIEGWKNRALTPDKVPAADGGAFNHRGPELYAAYQRRLLELNAVDFGDLLMHMVTIFQTHPDILAQYQRWFRYILVDEYQDTNVAQYLWLRLLASQHKNICCVGDDDQSIYGWRGAEVGNILRFEKDFPGAHVVRLEQNYRSTPHILAAASGVIRGNTGRLGKELWTQAQDGEKVRLIGHWDGEEEARWIGEEIESMQGGTRGMRPYSLDDMAILVRASHQMRAFEDRFLTIGLPYRVIGGPRFYERMEIRDAMAYFRLVVSPTDDLAFERVVNTPKRGLGDKAQQTIQRIARENGVSLVDGAALAVEQGAIKGKGAKALGELIVGLARWGRMTGDKDVSHMELAEIVLDESGYTGMWQNDKTPEAPGRLENLKELVKALESFENLQGFLEHVALVMDNEKDEAGAKVSIMTLHAAKGLEFPVVFLPGWEDGLFPSQRSMDEPGIQGQKNLEEERRLAYVGITRAEEVCTISFAGNRRVFGQWQSQMPSRFVDELPEEHVEVLTPPGLYGGGYGAATSGGMGGYSSGVEKRAAEANVYNSPGWKRLQERQNQRPVSQPRESRSQVIDLEAVSVHTVGDRVFHQKFGYGAILGIEGDKLEIEFEKAGTKKVVARFIHTADDVPF from the coding sequence ATGAGCAGTTTCGACGAATTCGACGCGTTTGAGGCGTCCTCGCTTTCGGCGCGCGCCATGGCGGCGCGCCCCGCCCCCTATCTGAATGAGCTGAACCCGGCCCAGCGGGAGGCGGTCGAGGTACTGGATGGCCCGGTGCTGATGTTGGCGGGGGCCGGGACGGGCAAGACCAAGGCGCTGACCGCGCGGGTGGTCCACCTGCTGAACACCGGCCGCGCCCGCCCGAACGAAATCCTGTCGGTGACCTTCACCAACAAGGCTGCGCGCGAGATGAAATTGCGCGTAGGCCGCATGCTGGGCCAGACGGTTGAGGGCATGCCTTGGCTGGGTACGTTCCACTCGATCTGTGTCAAACAGCTGCGCCGCCACGCCGAGCTGATCACCGCCGAGGCCAACACCGATCAGGTGGTTGAGGGGCCCGATTCGCAGCCCGGCCTGCATCTGAAGTCCAACTTTACCATTCTCGACACCGACGATCAGTTGCGTCTGCTCAAGCAACTGGTGCGGGCGGCGGAGATCGACGACAAACGCTGGCCCGCGCGGCAATTGGCCAACATCATCGAGGGCTGGAAAAACCGCGCGCTGACGCCGGACAAGGTGCCGGCAGCGGACGGTGGGGCCTTCAACCATCGCGGGCCGGAACTCTACGCCGCCTATCAGCGCCGCCTGCTGGAACTGAACGCCGTCGATTTCGGTGATCTGCTAATGCACATGGTCACCATTTTTCAGACCCACCCGGACATTCTGGCGCAGTACCAACGCTGGTTCCGCTACATCCTTGTGGACGAATATCAGGATACCAACGTGGCGCAGTATCTCTGGCTGCGCCTGCTCGCGTCACAGCACAAGAACATCTGCTGCGTCGGCGACGACGATCAGTCGATCTATGGCTGGCGCGGGGCCGAGGTGGGCAATATCCTGCGGTTTGAAAAGGATTTTCCCGGCGCCCATGTGGTGCGGTTGGAACAGAACTATCGCTCTACGCCGCATATCCTCGCCGCCGCCTCGGGCGTGATCCGGGGCAACACCGGGCGTCTGGGCAAGGAACTGTGGACACAGGCGCAGGACGGCGAAAAGGTACGCCTGATCGGCCATTGGGACGGTGAGGAAGAGGCACGCTGGATCGGTGAGGAAATCGAATCGATGCAGGGCGGCACCCGCGGGATGCGGCCCTATTCGCTGGACGACATGGCCATTCTCGTGCGCGCCAGCCACCAGATGCGCGCGTTTGAAGACCGCTTTCTGACCATCGGCCTGCCGTACCGCGTCATCGGCGGCCCGCGATTCTATGAGCGGATGGAAATCCGCGATGCCATGGCTTATTTCCGCCTTGTCGTGTCCCCCACCGATGATCTGGCGTTTGAGCGCGTCGTCAACACGCCCAAGCGCGGCCTTGGCGACAAGGCACAGCAAACCATCCAGCGCATCGCCCGTGAAAACGGCGTCAGCCTTGTGGACGGGGCGGCGCTGGCGGTCGAACAGGGGGCGATCAAGGGCAAAGGCGCCAAGGCGCTGGGCGAGCTGATCGTGGGCCTTGCCCGCTGGGGGCGCATGACCGGCGACAAGGACGTCAGCCACATGGAACTGGCAGAGATCGTTCTGGACGAAAGCGGCTACACCGGCATGTGGCAGAACGACAAGACACCAGAGGCCCCCGGCCGGCTGGAAAACCTCAAGGAACTGGTCAAGGCGCTGGAAAGCTTTGAAAACCTTCAGGGGTTTCTCGAACATGTCGCGCTGGTCATGGACAACGAAAAGGATGAGGCGGGGGCCAAGGTGTCGATCATGACGCTGCACGCGGCCAAGGGGCTGGAGTTTCCGGTGGTCTTCCTGCCGGGCTGGGAGGACGGGCTGTTCCCGTCGCAGCGCAGCATGGACGAACCCGGAATCCAGGGACAAAAGAACTTGGAAGAGGAGCGGCGGCTGGCCTATGTCGGCATCACCCGCGCCGAAGAGGTCTGTACCATCAGCTTTGCGGGCAACCGCCGCGTCTTTGGTCAGTGGCAATCGCAGATGCCCTCGCGCTTTGTCGATGAACTGCCAGAGGAACATGTCGAGGTGCTGACTCCCCCCGGCCTGTATGGCGGTGGCTACGGTGCGGCGACCAGCGGTGGCATGGGCGGCTATTCCTCGGGCGTCGAAAAACGCGCGGCAGAGGCAAATGTCTACAATTCCCCCGGCTGGAAACGGCTTCAGGAGCGGCAGAACCAACGCCCCGTCAGCCAGCCCCGCGAAAGCCGCTCACAGGTGATCGACCTTGAGGCGGTGTCGGTCCACACGGTCGGCGACCGCGTGTTTCACCAGAAATTCGGCTACGGTGCGATTCTCGGGATCGAGGGCGATAAGCTGGAGATTGAATTCGAAAAGGCAGGCACCAAAAAGGTCGTCGCCCGCTTCATTCATACTGCCGACGACGTGCCGTTCTAG
- a CDS encoding YegJ family protein, producing MLVRRVIAVLCALGSVATLAVGETRTEAEEEALARIYDHPGPVHIIPNDALPPGLLPTLHVRSSDPAMNRAFAQARASLPAALAATEKSNGWFSPSLALYIAVFVNAPGTPIEFVWVDSIQRDGKGYRGKLAGSARFLQDNRLRAPISFLNPQIADWAVQAEDGRYYGYFTTRARLPSLDEPLAAKLRALLVGNPVPALWK from the coding sequence ATGCTTGTTCGACGTGTCATTGCTGTTCTCTGCGCCCTTGGCTCAGTGGCCACACTGGCCGTTGGCGAAACGCGCACCGAGGCCGAAGAAGAGGCGCTGGCGCGCATCTACGACCATCCCGGCCCGGTCCATATCATCCCGAACGACGCACTGCCGCCGGGCCTGTTGCCCACGTTGCATGTGCGCAGTTCCGATCCGGCGATGAACCGCGCCTTTGCACAGGCGCGCGCGTCCCTGCCTGCTGCTCTGGCCGCCACGGAAAAGAGTAATGGCTGGTTCTCGCCCTCGCTGGCGCTGTATATCGCGGTCTTCGTGAACGCGCCCGGCACCCCGATCGAATTTGTCTGGGTCGACAGCATCCAGCGCGATGGCAAGGGCTATCGCGGCAAACTGGCCGGGTCTGCGCGGTTTCTGCAGGACAATCGCCTGCGCGCGCCGATCAGCTTTCTCAACCCACAGATCGCCGATTGGGCGGTACAGGCCGAAGACGGCCGCTACTACGGGTACTTCACCACCCGCGCGCGTCTGCCCTCTCTGGACGAGCCGCTGGCGGCGAAGTTGCGCGCCCTGCTGGTGGGCAATCCCGTCCCCGCCCTTTGGAAATGA
- a CDS encoding Lrp/AsnC family transcriptional regulator produces the protein MQNSRTSLDATDIALLDAVQRDGQATAQQLGETLHLSPSQAGRRRQRLEEAGVIQGYRARLDPDKLGLDVQAFVQVQLARHGAKEGTDFARLLRVRPEIVSAWTMTGEADYLLRVYCPDLAALNRLIHEVLLAHPVVARVHSQIVMDQPKADAPLPIG, from the coding sequence ATGCAGAATAGCCGCACATCCCTGGATGCCACGGACATCGCGTTGCTGGACGCGGTGCAGCGCGACGGTCAGGCCACGGCGCAGCAACTGGGCGAGACCCTGCACCTGTCACCCAGTCAGGCAGGTCGGCGGCGGCAGCGGTTGGAGGAAGCGGGCGTCATTCAAGGCTATCGCGCACGGTTGGACCCGGACAAGCTGGGTCTGGATGTGCAGGCCTTTGTTCAGGTCCAACTGGCGCGGCACGGGGCCAAGGAGGGCACGGATTTTGCGCGGCTGCTGCGGGTCCGACCAGAGATCGTCTCTGCCTGGACCATGACCGGAGAGGCGGATTACCTGCTGCGGGTCTATTGCCCGGATCTGGCCGCGCTCAACCGGCTGATTCATGAGGTTCTGTTGGCGCATCCGGTGGTGGCGCGGGTGCATTCCCAGATCGTCATGGATCAGCCGAAGGCCGATGCGCCCTTGCCCATCGGGTGA
- a CDS encoding VOC family protein, which produces MHLALIAILVPTYEDGLAFFVDQLGFEVIEDTDMGGGKRWVRVAPPGAQTQFLLARAVDDQRAYIGQQGGGRVWLFLHTDDFDRDHAAMSAAGVAFAEAPRHEPYGTVAVFTDPFGNRWDLIEPAAAD; this is translated from the coding sequence ATGCACCTTGCCCTGATTGCGATCCTTGTGCCGACTTATGAGGACGGGTTGGCGTTTTTTGTCGATCAACTGGGATTCGAGGTGATCGAGGACACCGACATGGGCGGCGGCAAACGCTGGGTCCGGGTCGCCCCGCCCGGAGCACAGACCCAGTTCCTGTTGGCGCGCGCCGTGGACGACCAGCGCGCGTATATCGGACAGCAGGGCGGTGGGCGTGTCTGGCTGTTTCTGCATACCGACGATTTCGACCGCGACCACGCCGCGATGAGCGCCGCAGGTGTGGCCTTTGCCGAGGCCCCGCGCCATGAACCCTATGGCACCGTCGCCGTTTTTACCGATCCGTTCGGCAACCGCTGGGACCTGATCGAACCTGCGGCGGCAGACTAA
- a CDS encoding alpha-hydroxy acid oxidase yields MDLHSRYLTIADLRRAARRRVPHFAWAYLDSATGTEASACRNRTALDNVLFTPSILHGEVTPDLSVELFGQTHPLPFGVAPVGQSGLLWPGAERLLAQEATKAGLPYALSTVANATPEEIGPETGGKGWFQLYPPRDVDMRRDMLARAKASGFKVLVLTVDVPVASRREKQVKGGLVQPPRITPRIALQCAMRPAWSLARMRAGMPRMKTLDKYSQDNAPRDPTAHIGYLLRTAPDWDYLRWLRDAWDGPLVVKGVLRPDDAARMQDEGVDAIWVSNHGGRQFDGVPGSVEYLPGVRAATTLPVIFDSGIEGGLDMLRAIALGADFVMMGRAWHYAVCALGDRGPAHLIDMLRRDLVACIGQLDVARPADLRGQAVTAG; encoded by the coding sequence ATGGATCTTCACAGTCGTTATTTGACCATCGCCGATCTGCGTCGCGCCGCGCGCAGACGCGTTCCGCATTTTGCCTGGGCCTATCTTGACTCGGCCACGGGGACAGAGGCCAGCGCATGCCGCAACCGCACCGCGCTGGACAATGTGCTGTTCACACCGTCGATCCTGCATGGAGAGGTGACGCCGGACCTGTCGGTGGAGCTGTTTGGCCAGACCCACCCCCTGCCCTTTGGCGTGGCTCCGGTGGGCCAGTCCGGGCTGCTGTGGCCCGGGGCGGAACGGTTGCTGGCGCAGGAGGCGACCAAGGCCGGTCTGCCCTATGCGCTGTCGACGGTCGCCAATGCCACACCAGAAGAGATTGGTCCCGAAACCGGCGGCAAAGGCTGGTTCCAGCTGTACCCCCCGCGCGACGTAGATATGCGCCGGGACATGCTGGCGCGGGCCAAGGCCAGCGGATTCAAGGTTCTGGTCCTGACTGTCGACGTCCCCGTCGCCTCGCGCCGCGAGAAACAGGTGAAGGGCGGACTGGTGCAACCGCCGCGCATCACGCCGCGCATCGCGCTGCAATGCGCCATGCGCCCGGCGTGGTCGCTGGCACGGATGCGCGCCGGGATGCCCCGCATGAAAACGCTGGACAAGTATTCCCAGGACAATGCCCCGCGCGATCCCACCGCCCACATTGGTTATCTCCTGCGCACAGCGCCGGACTGGGACTATCTGCGCTGGCTGCGCGATGCATGGGATGGGCCGCTGGTGGTCAAGGGTGTGCTACGCCCCGACGATGCCGCGCGGATGCAGGACGAAGGAGTCGATGCCATCTGGGTGTCAAACCATGGCGGTCGGCAGTTCGACGGTGTGCCGGGGTCGGTAGAGTACCTGCCCGGCGTGCGGGCGGCGACCACGCTGCCGGTGATCTTTGACAGCGGGATCGAAGGCGGGTTGGACATGCTGCGCGCCATCGCCCTGGGGGCGGATTTCGTGATGATGGGGCGCGCCTGGCATTACGCGGTCTGCGCGCTGGGGGATCGTGGTCCGGCCCATCTGATCGACATGTTGCGCCGGGATCTGGTGGCCTGCATCGGACAATTGGACGTTGCGCGCCCGGCTGATCTGCGCGGACAGGCGGTAACCGCAGGGTAG
- the pyc gene encoding pyruvate carboxylase — protein MADFEKILIANRGEIAIRIMRAANEMGKKTVAVYAEEDKLGLHRFKADEAYRIGEGLGPVQAYLSIPEIIRVAKACGADAIHPGYGLLSENPDFVDACSEAGITFIGPKAETMRALGDKASARRVAIEAGVPVIPATEVLGDDFDAIAKEADEVGYPLMLKASWGGGGRGMRPIESAKELKDKVLEGRREAEAAFGNGEGYLEKMIIRARHVEVQILGDKQGNIYHLYERDCSVQRRNQKVVERAPAPYLSEAQREEICELGRKICAHVNYECAGTVEFLMDMDTGKFYFIEVNPRVQVEHTVTEEVTGIDIVQAQILIAEGKSLAEATGKASQYDVRLTGHALQTRITTEDPSNNFIPDYGRITAFRSATGMGIRLDGGTAYAGGVITRYYDSLLVKVTAKAQTPEKAISRMDRALREFRIRGVTTNIEFVINLLKHPVFLNNQYTTKFIDTTPELFDFKKRRDRGTKVLTYIADITVNGHPEVQGRALPHPDLKPARAPKVPLETPPAGTKTLLDEKGPQAVADWLAAQKQVLITDTTMRDGHQSLLATRMRSHDMIKVAPAYAHMLPKLFSVECWGGATFDVAYRFLQECPWQRLRDLRAAMPNVMTQMLLRGANGVGYTNYPDNVVQFFVKQAAETGVDVFRVFDSLNWVENMRVAMDAVLENNKVLEGTVCYTGDILDPDRAKYDLKYYVAMGKDLRDAGAHLLGLKDMAGLLKPNAAAMLVKTLKEEVGLPIHFHTHDTSGAAIATIMEAVRAGVDAVDAAMDALSGNTSQPTLGSVVEGLRFTERDTGLDMAAIREISNYWEAVRGQYAAFESGMQAPASEVYLHEMPGGQFTNLKAQARSLGLEERWHEVAQTYADVNQMFGDIVKVTPSSKVVGDMALMMVSQGLTRADVEDPSKDLSFPESVIDMMKGNLGQPPGGWPKKIQKKILKDERAFTDRPGLKAAPIDIDQARKDLAAKFEDTVFDDEDLNGYLMYPKVFTDYATRHETYGPVRTLPTRTFFYGMEPGEEITAEIDPGKTLEIRLQAVGETQEDGDVKVFFELNGQPRTIRVPNRDAKAKTVARPKAELGNPNQIGAPMPGVVATVAVTVGQTVKDGDLLLTIEAMKMETGLHAERDGTVKAVHVAPGGQIDAKDLLIELE, from the coding sequence ATGGCTGATTTCGAAAAGATCCTGATTGCCAACCGGGGCGAGATCGCGATCCGTATCATGCGGGCTGCGAACGAAATGGGAAAAAAGACGGTCGCCGTCTACGCCGAAGAAGACAAGCTGGGCTTGCACCGCTTCAAGGCGGATGAGGCGTATCGCATCGGCGAGGGGCTGGGCCCAGTCCAAGCCTATCTGTCGATTCCCGAGATCATCCGCGTGGCCAAAGCCTGTGGCGCGGACGCGATCCATCCGGGTTATGGCCTGCTGTCGGAAAATCCCGATTTCGTTGACGCCTGCTCCGAGGCTGGCATCACATTCATCGGTCCCAAGGCCGAAACCATGCGCGCCCTTGGCGACAAGGCCAGCGCCCGCCGGGTTGCCATTGAGGCGGGTGTGCCGGTGATTCCCGCCACCGAGGTGTTGGGCGACGATTTCGACGCCATCGCCAAAGAGGCCGATGAGGTCGGCTATCCGCTGATGCTGAAGGCCAGCTGGGGTGGCGGTGGCCGGGGCATGCGCCCGATCGAAAGCGCCAAAGAGCTGAAAGACAAGGTGCTGGAGGGTCGGCGTGAGGCCGAAGCTGCCTTTGGCAACGGCGAGGGTTATCTGGAAAAGATGATCATCCGCGCCCGCCACGTCGAGGTGCAGATCCTTGGCGACAAGCAGGGCAATATCTATCACCTGTACGAACGCGACTGTTCGGTGCAGCGCCGCAACCAGAAAGTCGTGGAACGCGCCCCCGCGCCCTATCTGTCCGAAGCCCAGCGCGAAGAGATCTGCGAACTTGGCCGCAAGATCTGCGCCCATGTGAACTACGAATGCGCGGGAACTGTCGAGTTCCTGATGGATATGGACACCGGCAAGTTCTACTTTATCGAGGTCAACCCGCGTGTGCAGGTGGAACACACCGTCACCGAAGAGGTGACCGGCATCGACATCGTGCAGGCGCAAATCCTGATCGCAGAGGGCAAATCGCTGGCCGAGGCCACCGGCAAGGCGTCGCAATACGATGTGCGCTTGACGGGCCATGCGCTGCAGACCCGGATCACGACAGAAGATCCGTCCAACAACTTTATCCCCGACTACGGGCGCATCACGGCGTTCCGCTCGGCCACGGGCATGGGCATCCGTCTGGACGGCGGCACCGCCTATGCCGGCGGCGTCATCACGCGCTATTACGACTCGCTTTTGGTCAAGGTGACGGCCAAGGCACAGACCCCGGAAAAGGCGATCAGCCGGATGGACCGCGCGTTGCGCGAATTCCGCATCCGGGGTGTGACCACGAACATCGAATTCGTGATCAACCTGCTGAAACACCCGGTCTTTCTGAACAACCAGTACACCACCAAGTTCATCGACACGACGCCTGAGCTGTTCGATTTCAAAAAACGCCGGGACCGGGGCACCAAGGTGCTGACCTATATCGCCGACATCACGGTGAACGGTCACCCCGAGGTGCAGGGCCGCGCCCTGCCCCATCCGGACCTGAAACCGGCGCGCGCACCCAAGGTGCCATTGGAGACGCCGCCCGCAGGCACCAAGACCCTGCTGGACGAAAAAGGGCCGCAGGCCGTTGCAGACTGGCTGGCGGCGCAAAAGCAGGTGCTGATCACCGACACCACCATGCGTGACGGCCACCAGTCGCTGCTGGCGACGCGGATGCGCAGCCATGACATGATCAAGGTCGCCCCCGCCTACGCCCATATGCTGCCCAAACTGTTCAGCGTGGAATGCTGGGGCGGCGCGACATTCGACGTGGCGTACCGGTTCTTGCAGGAATGCCCGTGGCAGCGCCTGCGCGACCTGCGCGCGGCCATGCCCAATGTCATGACCCAGATGCTGCTACGCGGGGCCAACGGGGTTGGCTATACCAACTACCCCGACAACGTGGTGCAGTTCTTTGTCAAACAGGCGGCAGAGACCGGTGTTGACGTGTTCCGTGTGTTTGACAGCCTTAACTGGGTCGAAAACATGCGTGTCGCGATGGATGCGGTGCTGGAGAACAACAAGGTGCTCGAGGGCACGGTTTGCTACACCGGCGACATCCTCGACCCCGACCGCGCCAAGTATGACCTGAAATACTATGTCGCCATGGGCAAGGATCTGCGCGATGCGGGTGCGCATCTTCTGGGTCTCAAGGACATGGCCGGCCTGCTCAAGCCCAACGCGGCGGCGATGCTGGTCAAGACACTGAAAGAAGAGGTCGGCCTGCCGATCCACTTCCACACGCATGACACGTCCGGCGCGGCGATTGCCACCATCATGGAAGCGGTGCGCGCAGGCGTGGATGCGGTCGATGCAGCAATGGACGCACTGTCGGGCAACACCTCGCAGCCGACGCTGGGATCGGTTGTCGAAGGCCTGCGGTTCACTGAGCGCGACACCGGGCTGGACATGGCCGCCATCCGCGAAATCTCAAACTACTGGGAAGCGGTGCGCGGCCAGTACGCGGCATTCGAATCCGGCATGCAGGCGCCCGCGTCCGAGGTCTATTTGCATGAGATGCCAGGCGGCCAGTTCACCAACCTCAAGGCGCAGGCGCGCTCTCTGGGGCTGGAGGAACGCTGGCACGAGGTGGCACAGACCTATGCCGACGTGAACCAGATGTTCGGCGATATCGTCAAGGTCACGCCCTCGTCCAAGGTGGTGGGGGACATGGCGCTGATGATGGTCAGTCAAGGTCTGACTCGCGCCGATGTCGAAGACCCGTCAAAGGACCTGTCGTTCCCCGAATCCGTCATCGACATGATGAAGGGCAACCTTGGTCAGCCTCCTGGCGGATGGCCTAAGAAGATCCAGAAAAAGATCCTCAAGGACGAAAGGGCCTTTACCGATCGTCCGGGGCTGAAGGCCGCTCCCATTGACATCGACCAGGCGCGCAAGGATTTGGCTGCCAAGTTCGAGGATACGGTTTTTGATGACGAGGATCTGAACGGCTACCTGATGTACCCCAAGGTCTTTACCGACTACGCCACGCGGCACGAGACCTATGGCCCGGTGCGCACCCTGCCCACGCGGACCTTCTTTTACGGCATGGAGCCGGGAGAGGAGATCACCGCAGAAATCGATCCCGGAAAGACGCTGGAGATCCGCCTACAGGCAGTGGGCGAGACGCAGGAAGACGGCGACGTAAAGGTCTTCTTTGAGCTGAACGGCCAGCCGCGAACCATCCGCGTGCCCAACCGCGATGCCAAGGCCAAGACTGTTGCTCGCCCCAAGGCAGAGCTGGGCAACCCCAACCAGATTGGTGCCCCGATGCCGGGTGTTGTGGCCACCGTCGCGGTTACGGTCGGACAGACGGTCAAGGACGGCGATCTGCTGCTGACCATCGAGGCGATGAAAATGGAAACCGGCCTGCACGCCGAGCGGGATGGCACCGTCAAAGCCGTGCATGTGGCGCCCGGCGGACAGATCGACGCCAAGGATCTGCTGATCGAGTTGGAATGA
- a CDS encoding BLUF domain-containing protein has translation MKRLIYLSSAVRLATRDDLAQILGAARRNNRRDGVTGLLMYHDGTFLQILEGEETAVDRVFERIARNDLHRGVQSLPSSQVHERLFADWTMAFARPDALCVNDDLGAKAFVAVRQDLDRIEASDKRAATFVRRFFSTFRDLGSLTGR, from the coding sequence GTGAAGCGGCTGATCTACCTCAGTTCTGCCGTAAGGCTGGCGACACGCGATGATCTTGCGCAGATTCTTGGCGCGGCGCGGCGCAACAACAGGCGCGATGGCGTCACCGGGTTGCTGATGTACCACGACGGGACGTTCCTGCAGATCCTCGAAGGGGAGGAAACGGCCGTCGATCGCGTCTTTGAGCGAATCGCCCGGAACGACCTCCACCGAGGCGTCCAAAGCCTGCCATCATCCCAAGTCCACGAACGGTTGTTTGCCGACTGGACCATGGCCTTTGCCAGACCGGACGCGCTTTGTGTAAATGACGATCTGGGGGCCAAGGCATTTGTGGCGGTCAGACAGGATCTTGACCGGATCGAGGCGTCGGACAAACGCGCGGCGACTTTTGTGCGAAGGTTCTTTTCGACGTTTCGCGATCTGGGGTCGCTCACGGGACGGTGA
- the hisB gene encoding imidazoleglycerol-phosphate dehydratase HisB → MRIAKITRTTAETDINVELNLDGTGVYDNQTGVGFFDHMLDQLSRHALIDMTVRATGDLHIDDHHTVEDVGIAIGQALTQAMGDKTGIVRYGSCLLPMDDALVRAALDLSARPFLIWNVDLPTQKIGTFDTELVREFFQALSTHGGITLHIDMLHGVNSHHIAEAAFKAVARALRDALETDPRKADAVPSTKGAL, encoded by the coding sequence ATGCGCATCGCCAAGATCACCCGCACAACCGCCGAGACCGACATCAATGTTGAATTGAACCTCGATGGCACCGGCGTCTACGACAACCAGACCGGCGTCGGTTTTTTCGATCACATGCTGGATCAACTGTCACGCCATGCGCTGATCGACATGACGGTGCGCGCGACAGGCGATCTGCACATCGACGATCACCACACGGTTGAGGATGTCGGTATTGCCATCGGTCAGGCATTGACGCAGGCGATGGGCGACAAGACGGGTATCGTGCGCTACGGTTCGTGCCTGTTGCCGATGGATGACGCCCTGGTGCGCGCGGCGCTGGATCTGTCGGCGCGCCCTTTCCTGATCTGGAACGTGGACCTGCCGACGCAAAAGATCGGCACCTTCGACACCGAACTGGTGCGCGAGTTCTTTCAGGCGCTCAGCACCCACGGCGGCATCACCCTACACATCGACATGTTGCACGGGGTAAACAGCCACCACATCGCAGAGGCGGCGTTCAAGGCCGTTGCGCGCGCCCTGCGGGATGCGCTGGAAACCGACCCGCGCAAGGCGGATGCGGTGCCTTCGACCAAGGGCGCGCTATAG